The following proteins are encoded in a genomic region of Phragmites australis chromosome 9, lpPhrAust1.1, whole genome shotgun sequence:
- the LOC133929345 gene encoding putative clathrin assembly protein At2g01600, giving the protein MASMQSWRKAYGAIKDTTTVSLANLNSDFKDLDVAIVKATNHVECPPKERHLRKIAAATSISRPRADVAYCIHALARRLAKTRNWIVALKTLVVIHRLLREGDPTFREELLNFTQRGRILQLSNFKDDSSPIAWDCSAWVRTYGLFLEERLECFRVLKYDVEAERLSKQGQGPEKGHSRTRELNSQDLLDQLPALQQLLYRLVGCRPEGAANNNYLVQYALALVLKESFKIYCAINDGIINLVDKFFEMPRHEAIKALEIYRRAGQQAGNLSDFYENCRGLELARNFQFPTLREPPQTFLATMEEYVREAPRMVPVREPLELPERLLLTYRPEESEEIPEPAPVEEERPPAEEPVPVPPVTEVVSPPPKTKVADTGDLLGLNDPNPSVSAIEESNALALAIVPTDAGASTTGTTVLQDKGFDPTGWELALVTTPSNTTSAADSQLGGGFDKLILDSLYDEGAYRQRQQQQFNGSAAPNPFMTTDPFAMSNQVAPPPSVQMAAMSQQHQQIPTMMQPNPFGPPMQPQLMGMGPATNPFLDTGFGAFPVANNGHQQHNPFGGAQLL; this is encoded by the exons ATGGCGTCGATGCAGAGCTGGCGCAAGGCCTACGGCGCCATCAAGGACACCACCACCGTCAGCCTCGCCAACCTCAACTCCGACTTCAAG GATCTGGATGTGGCGATCGTGAAGGCGACTAACCACGTGGAGTGCCCGCCCAAGGAGCGCCACTTGCGGA AGATTGCCGCGGCGACGTCCATCTCCAGGCCGCGGGCAGATGTCGCCTACTGCATCCACGCGCTTGCCCGCCGTCTTGCTAAGACCCGCAACTGGATT GTTGCATTGAAAACACTTGTAGTGATTCATAGACTTCTTCGCGAGGGCGATCCTACATTCCGAGAAGAGCTTCTTAATTTTACACAAAGGGGACGTATCCTGCAACTTTCGAACTTTAAGGATGACTCCAGCCCAATTG CTTGGGATTGTTCTGCCTGGGTGCGCACATATGGTTTATTTTTGGAGGAAAGGTTGGAATGCTTCAGAGTTCTGAAGTATGATGTTGAAGCTGAGCGTTTGTCCAAACAAGGTCAAGGTCCTGAAAAG GGACACAGTAGAACTAGAGAATTGAATTCACAGGATCTGTTAGATCAACTTCCAGCTTTGCAGCAGTTATTATACAGACTTGTTGGATGTCGG CCTGAAGGAGCTGCGAATAACAACTACTTGGTGCAATATGCTTTAGCTTTG GTGCTAAAAGAAAGCTTCAAAATTTATTGTGCGATAAATGATGGAATCATCAACCTTGTTGATAAG TTTTTTGAGATGCCAAGACATGAAGCTATCAAAGCTCTTGAAATCTACAGAAGGGCTGGTCAACAG GCTGGGAATTTATCAGACTTCTATGAGAACTGCCGGGGTTTAGAACTTGCAAGGAATTTTCAGTTTCCTACTCTGAGGGAG CCACCACAAACATTTCTTGCAACTATGGAGGAGTATGTGAGGGAGGCTCCGCGAATGGTTCCTGTTAGAGAACCACTG GAATTGCCTGAGAGGCTTCTACTTACGTACAGACCTGAAGAATCAGAGGAAATTCCTGAGCCTGCTCCTGTTGAAGAGGAAAGACCACCAGCTGAAGAACCTGTTCCAGTACCACCTGTTACTGAAGTTGTTTCACCTCCTCCCAAGACCAAGGTGGCAGATACTGGTGATTTGCTG GGCTTGAATGATCCAAACCCTAGTGTATCAGCAATAGAGGAAAGCAACGCTCTTGCCTTGGCCATTGTTCCAACAG ATGCTGGTGCTTCAACAACTGGCACTACTGTACTGCAAGATAAGGGATTTGATCCAACAGGATGGGAACTTGCCCTTGTTACCACTCCAAGCAACACCACTTCTGCTGCAGATAGTCAATTG GGTGGTGGATTTGACAAGCTCATCTTGGACAGCCTTTATGATGAGGGGGCCTACAGGCAGAGACAACAACAGCAGTTCAATGGTTCGGCAGCTCCTAACCCATTCATGACAACTGATCCATTCGCGATGTCAAACCAAGTCGCTCCCCCACCATCAGTTCAAATGGCTGCCATGTCTCAGCAGCATCAGCAGATACCAACGATGATGCAACCAAATCCCTTCGGACCACCAATGCAGCCACAGCTTATGGGAATGGGCCCTGCAACGAATCCCTTTCTGGATACTGGCTTTGGGGCATTCCCAGTGGCAAACAATGGGCATCAGCAACACAACCCATTCGGTGGCGCCCAACTTCTGTAG